Below is a genomic region from Fusarium oxysporum Fo47 chromosome XI, complete sequence.
TATACTCTAAAATAATTCGAATCTAAAGGCAATTGACAGTTTGTGCAATTGGATATCTGAGAAGACGAGTAACTACGAGCGCTATCATAAAAACGAACCCGCGCATGATCCAAACCTCCAGAGAGAGTAAAATCTCCTGGGCGATGATAATATGACCCTTTGGATACGGCTGAAAGAGAAACCAGCATTTCGAGATCTCGCCTCGCCACTAATCCATGACGACATGCTTTGCAACCTTCTCGTTGACCTTGAGACTCAGCAGGTCAGGCCGCGCGTAATGTCCAACGACGTCAATGAAAGCCTTGGGCTTATCAATATCTCTCAGATTGACCACGGCCGTGATGATGCCCTCTTCACCGTCACCGATGGGCTCTGCAAGTGGCTTGCCATCGGGCCCAAAGATCATCGAGAATCCACCACCCGGCTACATCAACAGTCAGCAGTCTGTCCATCTTCAAGGGGCCTTCTCTTACTGTTTTGGTCACAGGATTTCCTGTAAGTCCATTTCTTTCCAAGTTCTTTTCGGTGAGAACCTGCGAGGCAACAGCGACAAAAGTTGCTCCCTCAATGGCCAAGAACTGACTTGCGCGATAGCTGGCCTCGCCAGTTTCGTGGTACAACCAAGCGATCTTCTGAGGGTCTGGCATCTCAAACTCAGCTGGCCAACTAGCAATATGAATCTGCACACCCTGCGCATATTCGTTGTATCGAAGCAATGGCTGCAAATGTTCCCAGCAGTTCAAGGCGCCAACCTTTCCAAACTTGGAATCAACAACGACTTTGAGCGATTCGGCTTGTCCTTCACCCCAGATCGTTCGCTCCACGTGGGTTGGCTTGATCTTTCGTCGATGATGGATGATTTCGCCATTTGTATCGATGAATGACTGCCCCATATACAGGCTTGCTCCATCTCGCTCACTGTACCCAAGAACGACGAGCATACCTGCCTTCTTGACGGCTTGTTGGATTCGTTTCATCTGAGGCGAGTCTCTGCGCATAGAATTGGCCATGTATTCGTGTATCCAACCCCCATTGTTAATGACTGGCGACGTCCACATTTGCCTGCATAGCCCTGTTAATGTCTACAGAGCAGATGAAACCTTTCTGGCTGACAGATTTCGATCATACCATGGATAACCGGGGATCCAAACTTCGGGAAACCCAAGTACTTGGACTCCATCGGTGGCAGCTTTCTCGATCAGGGCGATGGTTTTGTCAACGCTCCCTTCGAGGTCAAGCCATGCGGGCTCTGCCTGTACAGCGCCGACTTTGACAGTTTGGTCCATGATGGGCAGAGCAAGAATTTAATTGCAGGTTGGGGACACAAGATTGAGTTGGCACGCTATAATGTCTTTCCATCTTGAAGCTGGGGGGCTTATTTATACATGGTCAAAGTACTCGTCTTTCGAGACTCCATGATTATGGATGCTTCATGACGATAGTTGGTGGAGGTGAATTGCCGAGATCCGTGTACACAGATGACCGAAGGAAATAGTTTGCGATCTCAAGTGCAACAGACGTCGCGTCGTCGATACTTTTGCTCCAAGATAAGCAAAAAGATCCACTACGGCACACATATCATAAGAGCCTGATTACTTATCATATAATTATGGCCTATTTGGGATACGAAAGCCGGCATGCAGCACAACGCTGGCTTGCTGCTACCCCGCATGGGCCAACAGCCATGCTCGCAAACTCTTGCCTCATGATTGTCACTAACGGGTCTTCGATTAAGTCAAACAGTATCCAATAACTGACTGATGTTCTACAAAGAAACGCGCCCAGCAGCCATGGCTGACACTATGGGTCTGACAGGGTGCCAGAATTGCTCCCGATATAACACCTCATATACCACCAGCATCGTCTTTCTGCCCAAGTTCAACAGCGTTCGTTTATGCCGCCGGTGGCATCAGCGCATCCACATCCGGACCCCATCCATCGTCGTTGGAAATAGTGATAATGTTATCCGATCCCTCCTTCAGATCAAAGAAACCCCGACTGAGTCCCGTCTGAGAAAGATGGCTGGTAGACAAGAACGCAAGCTTCTGAGATTCTCCGTTGACGTTGACGGTGGCATATCGTGATCCGGTGTCGCCAT
It encodes:
- a CDS encoding carbon-nitrogen hydrolase, which translates into the protein MDQTVKVGAVQAEPAWLDLEGSVDKTIALIEKAATDGVQVLGFPEVWIPGYPWQMWTSPVINNGGWIHEYMANSMRRDSPQMKRIQQAVKKAGMLVVLGYSERDGASLYMGQSFIDTNGEIIHHRRKIKPTHVERTIWGEGQAESLKVVVDSKFGKVGALNCWEHLQPLLRYNEYAQGVQIHIASWPAEFEMPDPQKIAWLYHETGEASYRASQFLAIEGATFVAVASQVLTEKNLERNGLTGNPVTKTPGGGFSMIFGPDGKPLAEPIGDGEEGIITAVVNLRDIDKPKAFIDVVGHYARPDLLSLKVNEKVAKHVVMD